In bacterium, a genomic segment contains:
- a CDS encoding fibronectin type III domain-containing protein has product MKNIYYVIVFALAITALASGFDYSQLTQAKAGDAGLLKNNTSTVQIELKNPIALDALFAGGNNTFFDEIILESNFTVNNEAVHDFYVVDPKNKKNIKEDYIKNRKAFLADVKGINQLSSGSSGNIENILITKITVTGENSSIDQIKKGLVVDKINVKNNQHDIALQTRGKTAPKEAYLSGSETISTAALTTTPMYLSLPTSGTSYFYPSSYGGRYTQQNMIWNTINFASDQTYEHKIILYNYDRKTYLDGNSTSYPGCYPTTTYAATSWPAASKPYIDTRFMEPTKGIGCEIDELSYTIGAAQADALQANTNYYTYIRTADGNDASDKFKLQGQVGYRSPSFCYTTWCSAKYKIYTLIPAWSTAVPGTQSWTYNGQVPDAPSNVSVTNPTATSLQVNFTDNTYDETNIWIERKTGTGGSWVSLGSFGALVGAYDELLPGAGKWYWINSSLSSMTQYCYRLKATNNIGGSAYSNEACGITY; this is encoded by the coding sequence ATGAAAAATATCTACTATGTCATAGTGTTTGCGCTTGCAATAACTGCGCTTGCGTCCGGCTTCGACTATTCACAACTAACGCAGGCAAAAGCGGGAGATGCAGGTTTGCTTAAAAACAACACCTCAACTGTTCAAATTGAACTTAAAAATCCTATTGCGCTAGATGCGCTTTTTGCAGGAGGAAACAATACTTTCTTTGATGAAATAATATTAGAAAGCAACTTTACGGTTAATAACGAAGCCGTTCATGATTTTTACGTGGTTGATCCTAAAAACAAAAAAAACATCAAAGAAGATTATATAAAAAACCGCAAAGCATTCCTTGCTGATGTTAAAGGTATTAACCAGTTATCGTCCGGCAGTTCTGGTAATATCGAAAATATTTTAATAACGAAAATCACGGTAACAGGCGAGAACAGCAGTATCGATCAAATTAAAAAAGGTCTTGTAGTAGACAAGATCAATGTCAAAAATAATCAGCATGATATTGCTCTGCAAACTCGCGGGAAAACTGCTCCAAAAGAAGCGTACCTTTCAGGTAGTGAAACTATAAGTACCGCAGCATTAACGACAACACCGATGTACCTGTCACTCCCAACCTCTGGTACTTCATATTTCTATCCTTCTTCCTATGGTGGAAGATACACGCAACAAAATATGATATGGAATACAATAAATTTTGCTTCCGACCAGACTTATGAGCATAAAATTATTCTTTATAATTACGACAGAAAAACATATTTAGACGGGAATAGCACATCATATCCCGGGTGTTACCCGACAACAACTTATGCAGCTACTAGTTGGCCAGCAGCATCTAAACCATATATTGATACCAGATTTATGGAACCAACAAAAGGAATTGGTTGTGAAATTGATGAGTTATCTTATACAATAGGAGCTGCTCAAGCAGATGCCTTGCAAGCAAATACAAATTATTACACATATATTCGTACTGCTGACGGAAATGATGCGTCTGACAAGTTTAAGCTTCAAGGGCAGGTCGGGTATCGTAGTCCAAGTTTTTGTTACACAACTTGGTGCAGTGCGAAATATAAAATTTATACTCTAATTCCCGCGTGGAGTACCGCTGTGCCGGGAACACAATCATGGACATATAATGGTCAAGTGCCTGATGCACCAAGTAATGTATCGGTTACAAATCCAACAGCGACTAGTTTGCAAGTGAATTTTACCGATAATACATATGACGAAACCAATATTTGGATAGAAAGAAAAACTGGCACAGGTGGAAGTTGGGTATCTCTTGGCAGTTTTGGGGCTCTTGTCGGAGCATATGATGAACTTTTGCCCGGAGCAGGGAAATGGTATTGGATAAATTCTTCTCTTTCGTCGATGACTCAATACTGCTACCGCCTAAAAGCAACAAATAACATTGGCGGTTCTGCATACTCAAACGAAGCATGCGGAATAACGTATTGA
- a CDS encoding M23 family metallopeptidase encodes MNAEKQKKKIKQEVVEMRKIRFGLLAIIMLAAIGLLAIQPVMGSFGQTMVKPITASSAVITQEYGDAHTGIDIYAPLDTPVYAPSTGVVKEIRTGSYRYDTGAYGAGNYVIIQHNPGDSNKYRNYCPTEEWTKYYHLNTVNVNVGNTIYAGTQIGTVGNTGNTVGVTGLHLHFELNENSRYGTFRNPREYIRFGYAPQTGGSDLW; translated from the coding sequence TTGAACGCAGAAAAACAAAAAAAGAAAATAAAACAAGAAGTGGTAGAAATGAGGAAAATCAGATTTGGATTGCTAGCAATAATAATGCTAGCTGCGATAGGGCTTCTGGCAATACAGCCAGTTATGGGATCATTCGGACAAACAATGGTAAAGCCAATAACCGCATCAAGCGCAGTAATAACACAAGAGTATGGTGATGCTCACACAGGTATAGATATATATGCACCACTAGACACTCCGGTATATGCTCCCTCAACAGGCGTTGTGAAAGAGATTAGAACAGGATCTTACAGATACGACACAGGCGCATATGGAGCTGGAAACTATGTTATTATCCAACATAATCCAGGTGACTCAAACAAATATAGAAATTATTGTCCAACGGAAGAATGGACAAAATATTACCACCTAAATACTGTAAATGTTAACGTGGGAAATACGATCTACGCTGGAACGCAAATCGGAACAGTAGGTAATACTGGAAACACAGTAGGCGTTACTGGACTGCATTTGCATTTTGAACTCAATGAAAATAGCAGGTATGGGACTTTCCGTAATCCCAGAGAATACATCAGATTCGGCTATGCCCCACAAACAGGAGGAAGTGATCTCTGGTAA